In Thunnus maccoyii chromosome 3, fThuMac1.1, whole genome shotgun sequence, the following proteins share a genomic window:
- the matn4 gene encoding matrilin-4: MRQFRALSAFTLLTLAVLATARPKAGPEQKCKSGPVDLVFLIDSSRSVRPHEFETMRKFMIDILDTLDIGLNATRVGVVQYSSQVRSEFSLKTHSKLDTMVKGINQIIPLAQGTMTGLAIKYVMNSAFTAEEGDRPKVPNVAVIVTDGRPQDRVAEVAAEAREKGIEIYAVGVARADMTSLRAMASPPFEDHVFLVESFDLIHQFGLQFQDKLCGVDLCLESDHGCEHICESSPGSYHCLCLPGYTLNDDGKTCSAIDLCAQGKHDCEQICISSPGSFTCDCNKGYKLNDDKKTCSMIDYCSFGNHSCDHECVSVLNGYHCRCNEGYRLLEDGKTCQAIDLCAEGKHDCEQICVSAPGVFTCDCNEGYTLNEDKKTCTPIDLCAEGKHDCEQICISAPGVYTCDCNKGFKLNKDKKTCTNMDLCNTVEHGCEHQCVSTPGSYYCICPEGQLLQEDGKSCGTCKSANIDLVLLIDGSKSVRPQNFELVKKFVNQVVDSLDVSAHGTRVGLVQYSSRVRTEFPLNMYHTADEIKAAVMKVDYMEKGTMTGLALKHMLENSFSEAEGARPASRNIPRIGLVFTDGRSQDDITEFAKKAKEAGITMYAVGVGKAVEDELREIASEPVEKHFYYTTDFTAISTIAENLKLNVCPEESQGEIEVKDPCACESLVEFQQATMSSLEQLTQKLSGMTARLEQLENQLLSRK; the protein is encoded by the exons ATGAGACAGTTCAGAGCACTCagtgccttcactctgctgaCCCTGGCCGTCCTCGCCACCGCCAGACCAAAAGCAG GTCCTGAGCAGAAATGTAAGTCTGGTCCAGTGGATCTGGTCTTCCTCATCGACAGCTCCCGCAGCGTCAGGCCACATGAGTTTGAGACCATGAGGAAGTTTATGATCGACATCCTCGACACTCTGGATATCGGACTCAACGCCACCAGAGTCGGAGTGGTTCAGTACTCCAGTCAG GTCCGCAGTGAGTTCTCTCTGAAGACCCACAGCAAGCTGGACACCATGGTGAAAGGAATCAATCAGATCATCCCCCTCGCTCAGGGTACCATGACCGGGCTTGCCATCAAATATGTGATGAATTCAGCCTTCACTGCCGAGGAGGGAGACAGGCCAAAG gtcCCAAACGTGGCTGTGATCGTGACAGACGGACGTCCTCAGGACCGCGTGGCAGAGGTGGCAGCTGAGGCCAGAGAGAAGGGCATCGAGATCTACGCCGTGGGAGTCGCCAGAGCCGATATGACATCACTGAGGGCCATGGCGTCCCCACCCTTCGAAGACCACGTCTTCCTGGTGGAGTCGTTCGATCTCATTCACCAGTTTGGACTGCAGTTCCAGGACAAGCTCTGCG GTGTGGATCTGTGTCTGGAGTCGGATCACGGCTGTGAGCACATCTGTGAGAGTTCCCCGGGTTCCTACCACTGCCTGTGCCTGCCTGGATACACTCTGAACGATGACGGGAAAACGTGCTCAG cCATAGATCTGTGCGCTCAGGGGAAACACGACTGTGAACAAATCTGTATCAGCTCACCTGGTTCCTTCACCTGCGACTGCAACAAAGGATACAAACTGAACGACGACAAGAAGACCTGCTCAA TGATCGACTACTGTTCGTTTGGGAACCACAGTTGTGAtcatgagtgtgtgagtgtgctcAACGGCTATCACTGCCGCTGTAACGAGGGCTACAGGCTGCTGGAAGATGGCAAGACCTGCCAGG CCATTGACCTGTGCGCCGAGGGGAAACATGACTGTGAACAAATCTGCGTCAGCGCGCCGGGCGTCTTCACCTGCGACTGCAACGAAGGATACACACTCAATGAAGACAAGAAGACCTGCACAC cCATTGACCTGTGCGCCGAAGGAAAACACGACTGTGAACAAATCTGTATCAGCGCTCCTGGTGTCTACACCTGCGACTGCAACAAAGGATTCAAACTCAACAAGGACAAGAAGACCTGCACAA ACATGGACCTGTGTAACACAGTGGAGCACGGCTGTGAGCACCAGTGTGTCAGTACTCCAGGATCTTACTACTGTATCTGTCCTGAGGGACAACTGCTGCAGGAAGACGGCAAGAGCTGCGGCA cctgCAAGTCTGCCAACATTGATCTGGTGCTTCTGATCGACGGCTCCAAGAGTGTCCGTCCTCAAAATTTTGAGCTTGTCAAAAAGTTTGTCAACCAG GTTGTGGACTCTCTGGATGTGTCCGCTCACGGTACCAGAGTTGGTCTGGTCCAGTACTCCAGCCGGGTCAGGACAGAGTTCCCTCTCAACATGTACCACACCGCAGATGAGATCAAGGCTGCAGTCATGAAG GTTGACTACATGGAGAAAGGTACTATGACAGGTTTGGCCCTAAAACACATGCTGGAGAACAGCTTCTCAGAGGCAGAGGGCGCTCGTCCTGCCAGCCGCAACATTCCCAGAATCGGCCTGGTCTTCACAGACGGACGCTCCCAGGATGACATCACAGAGTTCGCCAAGAAGGCCAAAGAAGCCG GTATTACCATGTACGCTGTGGGTGTTGGTAAAGCTGTGGAGGATGAGCTTCGTGAGATTGCATCAGAGCCTGTTGAGAAACATTTCTATTACACCACTGACTTCACCGCCATCAGCACCATCGCTGAGAACCTCAAACTCAATGTCTGCCCAG AGGAGAGTCAGGGGGAGATTGAGGTGAAGGATCCATGTGCCTGCGAGAGCCTGGTGGAGTTCCAGCAGGCCACCATGAGCAGCCTGGAGCAgctcacacagaaac